In Brachypodium distachyon strain Bd21 chromosome 2, Brachypodium_distachyon_v3.0, whole genome shotgun sequence, one genomic interval encodes:
- the LOC100845691 gene encoding LRR receptor kinase SERK2, whose amino-acid sequence MVAWPSVGPTIQPPTPTDMPGPRFMLTRSHRHTTPLLAPLGLIEPLARPASRLHALVSSSLARKERQGLPKKRTPPRDRATMASARLVALAVMAAVVCCSLPGPASAADDGEVRALLELKAALDPTGRLLPSWAPGRDPCGGGGGGFEGVACDARGGVANLSLQGKGLSGTLSPAVAGLRALTGLYLHYNALRGAVPRELTGLSQLTDLYLDVNNFSGAIPPEIGTMASLQVLQLCYNQLTGSIPTQLGLLNKLTVLALQSNHLNGAIPASLGDLPELMRLDLSFNHLFGSIPVRLAKLPLLAAFDVRNNSLTGSVPAELAKLEGGFQYGNNTDLCGTGLPDLRPCTPADLIDPDRPQPFSAGIAPDITPGSSSDAGRGHCSGTHCPPSTKALAAAVVVAVVILAATAAGLFAFSWYRWRKQRTAGAAAGAPPAPAGGRCSTEATKEPSSFRKSASSTLVSLEYSNGWDPLSDGRSGAGFSKEVSPSLRFNMEEVESATQYFSELNLLGKKKNRKSSASVSKATYRGTLRDGTPVVVTRLGKTCCKQEEAEFLKGLKLLAELRHDNVVGLRGFCCSRARGECFLVHDFVPNGSLSQFLDVHNGGGGAPGHGGHVLEWSTRVSIINGIAKGIEYLHSSRANKPPLVHQNISADKILVDYTYKPLISGSGLHKLLVDDLVFSTLKASAAMGYLAPEYTTVGRFSEKSDVYAFGVIVFQILTGKRKTMQLPFEFGNADELIDSNLKGCYSLTEATKLAKIALVCTSENPDQRPTMEELIKELGTL is encoded by the exons ATGGTGGCCTGGCCCTCGGTAGGGCCCACCATCCAGCCTCCCACACCGACTGACATGCCAGGCCCACGCTTCATGCTCACACGGTCACACCGTCACACTACCCCGCTGCTCGCACCACTAGGTCTCATCGAACCCCTCGCCCGCCCTGCAAGCCGACTGCACGCTCTTGTCTCCTCCTCGCTCGCGCGCAAGGAGCGACAGGGCCTTCCCAAGAAGCGCACGCCGCCCCGCGACAGAGCGACAATGGCCTCCGCCCGCCTGGTCGCGCTCGCGGTAATGGCAGCCGTCGTCTGCTGCTCTCTGCCGGGCCCGGCCTCCGCGGCGGACGACGGGGAGGTGCGCGCGCTCCTGGAGCTCAAGGCGGCGCTGGACCCGACGGGCCGCCTGCTGCCGTCGTGGGCGCCCGGGCGTGAcccgtgcggcggcggcggcggggggttCGAGGGCGTGGCCTGcgacgcgcgcggcggggTCGCCAACCTCTCGCTCCAGGGGAAAGGCCTGTCCGGGACGCTCTCCCCGGCCGTCGCGGGCCTCCGCGCGCTCACGGGGCTCTACCTCCACTACAacgcgctccgcggcgccGTGCCCCGGGAGCTCACCGGGCTCTCCCAGCTCACCGACCTCTACCTCGACGTCAACAACTTCTCCGGCGCCATCCCGCCCGAGATCGGCACCATGGCCTCCCTGCAAG TGTTGCAGCTGTGCTACAATCAGCTGACCGGGAGCATCCCCACGCAGCTGGGGCTCCTCAACAAGCTGACGGTGCTTGCTCTGCAGTCCAACCACCTCAATGGCGCCATCCCCGCCAGCCTCGGCGACCTGCCCGAGCTGATGCGGCTGGACTTGAGCTTCAACCACCTCTTCGGCTCCATCCCGGTGCGGCTGGCCAAGCTGCCTCTGCTCGCGGCTTTCGATGTCAGGAACAACTCGCTCACCGGCAGCGTGCCCGCCG AATtggcgaagctggagggcggATTCCAGTACGGGAACAACACCGATCTGTGCGGCACGGGGCTCCCCGATCTCCGGCCGTGCACCCCGGCGGACCTCATCGACCCCGACAGGCCGCAGCCGTTCAGCGCGGGCATCGCGCCGGATATCACGCCGGGTTCCTCCTCCGATGCGGGGCGCGGGCATTGCAGCGGGACCCACTGCCCGCCATCGACGAaggcgctcgccgccgccgtggtcgtCGCGGTGGTCATTctcgcggcgacggcggccgggcTCTTCGCGTTCTCGTGGTACCGGTGGCGCAAGCAGAggaccgccggcgccgccgcaggcgccccgccggcgccggcgggcgggcggtgcAGCACGGAGGCGACCAAGGAGCCGTCGTCGTTCCGCAAGAGCGCGTCGTCGACGCTGGTGAGCCTGGAGTACTCCAACGGGTGGGACCCGCTGTCGGACGGGCGGAGCGGCGCCGGGTTCTCCAAGGAGGTGTCCCCGAGCCTCCGGTTCAACATGGAGGAGGTGGAGTCCGCGACGCAATACTTCTCGGAGCTCAACCtcctggggaagaagaagaacaggaaGAGCTCCGCTTCCGTCTCCAAGGCCACGTACAGGGGCACGCTGCGGGACGGAACCCCCGTGGTGGTGACGCGGCTGGGGAAGACTTGCTGCaagcaggaggaggccgagttcCTCAAGGGCCTCAAGCTGCTCGCGGAGCTGCGGCACGACAACGTCGTGGGGCTCAGGGGGTTCTGCTGCTCCAGGGCAAGGGGGGAGTGCTTCCTCGTGCACGACTTCGTGCCCAACGGGAGCCTGTCGCAGTTCCTGGACGTccacaacggcggcggcggtgctccaGGCCATGGCGGACACGTCCTTGAGTGGTCCACGAGGGTGTCCATCATCAACGGCATCGCTAAAG GGATTGAGTATCTGCACAGTAGCAGAGCAAACAAGCCCCCTCTTGTTCACCAAAACATATCGGCAGACAAAATCCTGGTGGACTACACCTACAAACCTCTGATATCTGGTTCTGGCCTACACAAGCTCCTCGTCGACGACCTGGTCTTCTCGACCCTCAAAGCGAGTGCCGCCATGGGATACCTTGCCCCGGAGTACACCACCGTGGGGCGGTTCTCCGAGAAGAGCGACGTTTACGCATTTGGGGTAATCGTGTTTCAGATCCTTACGGGTAAAAGAAAGACGATGCAGCTGCCCTTCGAGTTTGGCAACGCAGATGAGCTCATCGACAGTAACCTGAAAGGGTGTTACTCATTAACCGAAGCCACTAAACTGGCAAAGATTGCATTGGTCTGCACCAGTGAGAACCCAGACCAAAGACCTACAATGGAAGAGCTGATCAAAGAATTGGGCACCTTGTGA